The following proteins are encoded in a genomic region of Magallana gigas chromosome 1, xbMagGiga1.1, whole genome shotgun sequence:
- the LOC117687252 gene encoding multiple epidermal growth factor-like domains protein 11: MESVLLWCSFSAMVGLGISYENIAWNRTAWQKYPYSYKQEWGANRAVDGRKSDLSVFKGQCVISADRKFTAEWFVDLGEMLSIHHIFIQYRTDNNVWDESNAYTGRFLGFSVYISNTTNKDDGTLCFKDTSYTRATIPNPTNISCITHGRFVIYYNDRTHPPYPAGYSMFAFNELCEVEVYGCPVIGYYGMNCSLPCPLNCQEGHCNIVDGTCLGCIAGFIGSQCNKECDGGKFGQDCNNKCGNCSQNEQCHHINGSCMNGCNPGYYGSYCSKICETGKYGIDCQQRCSAFCRTSGICHLITGACEDGCKRGWKGAECLEECDGGKFGQDCNNKCGNCSQNEQCHHINGSCMNGCNPGYFGSYCSKICEIGKYGIDCQQRCSAFCHPSGICHHITGACEDGCKKGWKGAECLEIEDDGNTSITLYFTIATFSVSIVIIIIQFIYIILRSKQRKKHKRRKTYEQTRNENVFTQDIGGYESMLSGPEDNYQELATVTAH, from the exons ATGGAGTCAGTATTATTGTGGTGTTCATTCTCTGCAATGGTTGGTCTTGGAATATCGtatg AAAACATTGCCTGGAACAGAACAGCATGGCAGAAATATCCTTATTCTTATAAACAAGAATGGGGAGCGAATCGTGCTGTGGACGGGCGGAAATCTGATCTGTCTGTTTTTAAAGGACAGTGTGTGATTTCAGCAGACAGAAAATTCACAGCAGAATGGTTCGTAGATCTGGGAGAAATGCTCAGTATACATCACATCTTCATACAGTACAGGACGGACAACAATGTTTGGG ACGAAAGTAACGCATACACTGGTAGATTCTTGGGATTTTCGGTATACATATCGAACACAACGAACAAAGATGACGGGACATTATGTTTTAAGGACACCAGCTATACCAGAGCCACGATACCTAATCCTACAAACATATCGTGTATCACACACGGAAGATTCGTCATCTATTACAACGACAGGACCCACCCTCCGTATCCTGCTGGGTATTCTATGTTCGCATTCAACGAACTCTGTGAAGTGGAAGTGTatg GGTGTCCTGTTATAGGATATTACGGAATGAATTGTTCGTTACCATGTCCGCTGAACTGTCAGGAAGGTCACTGTAACATTGTAGATGGAACGTGTTTAGGTTGCATTGCCGGTTTCATTGGATCGCAATGTAATAaag AGTGTGATGGAGGCAAGTTTGGTCAAGACTGTAACAACAAATGCGGGAACTGCTCGCAGAATGAACAGTGTCACCATATTAACGGCTCCTGTATGAACGGGTGTAATCCGGGGTATTATGGATCCTATTGTTCAAAAA TTTGTGAAACTGGGAAGTATGGTATTGATTGTCAACAAAGATGCAGTGCATTTTGTCGAACGTCCGGGATTTGTCATCTTATAACCGGAGCTTGTGAAGACGGTTGCAAAAGAGGATGGAAGGGAGCAGAGTGCTTGGAAG AGTGTGATGGAGGCAAGTTTGGTCAAGACTGTAACAACAAATGCGGAAACTGCTCGCAGAATGAACAGTGTCACCATATTAACGGCTCCTGTATGAACGGGTGTAATCCGGGGTATTTTGGATCCTATTGTTCAAAAA TTTGTGAAATTGGGAAGTATGGTATTGATTGTCAGCAAAGATGCAGTGCATTTTGCCATCCGTCTGGAATTTGTCATCATATAACCGGAGCTTGTGAAGACGGTTGCAAAAAAGGATGGAAGGGAGCAGAGTGCTTGGAAA TTGAGGATGATGGAAACACGTCGATTACTCTGTATTTTACGATAGCAACTTTTTCTGTCTCAATTGTGATCATCATCATACAGTTTATCTATATAATCCTACGGAG caaacaaagaaaaaaacataagaGGAGAAAAACATATGAACAAACCAGAAACGAAAACGTGTTTACACAGGATATTGGTGGTTACGAGTCGATGCTTAGTGGACCCGAGGACAACTACCAGGAATTAGCCACAGTTACTGCACATTGA